The genomic region TATCTCTATGAATAGTATTGACTTCTGAGTAGTGTTATTTTTCTAAGTTTCATTGACAACTTCCTTATGCAATCTTTATCTAGATGTAGACAACCATAGGATCAACCAGACTGCCTTGAAGTTTTGTCATATATATATTGCTATAGATTTCCCACATCTGCAGGTCACTGTTGGAGAGACTATATCTTATATTAGCAACAACTTCTGCATGCACATGTATTCTTGTATGTTTATAGATCATCTGCTCCGCTGCTACTGTGTCTTGAGATCTGCAGGACAGACTGTTGGATCTTTTGGTGCTTGCAATCTGCATTTATCCTCATTGATGGCTAAAAGTAGGCAATGATGTCTTGTGCCTTGGTATTGTGGTATGAACTCAACCCACTGTCTCATCATCTCTGCAAGAGAAATGTGAGTGATATGATGTACTCTTATATATGAAGGATGATGGAACTTGATGCTCATGTTACGATATAATATGATAGGAACACTAGATAATTATGTCTCTTGGCTGAATGAAATGGCAGGCTCATTGTGGCGATTTTGCAATAAGGTTTGATTCACATCAAAATTGGATGCCATGTCATTTTGACATTTGAAATATCCAATTTGAAGCTACATAACAAAGCTGGGGAAATAATGTTTTAAGTGAATGTTCATGATGTTATTCTTGAACTTTTCCATGTCTTGAAACAAGTAGAATACCTACCTGGATATTTCTGAAGTGAGGCTTGTGGTTTAATGATCGTGTATGGATAAGTATTGATTAATGTGTAGTATAACTTGCTTTCATATGTGAAAGTTGAAATCTTTAAATGTTCGTTGAATGCACAGGCTTGTCCAGCCTGCAGAGTAGTCAAACTTGTGATCTTTTGGGCAGCAACGGCCATATGTCATTCTCATTGAGTTATCAATCATAGCAGTAGATAAAGGTGTGTGTTGTATTGATAAACCATGTGGGGACTGCTCTAGACCTCATCAGGTCTCCAGAAGAAACAAGGTTCAACCTTATTATCCTGCTTGTGTACAAACCTGCCCAATCTTGATTTTTTAGTAATATGGAACTTTTTGTTTGTTATCCTGCTTGTGTACAAACCCACCCAAGCTTGGTGTCTAACAAATGGAACTTTCCGTAAGATTGATGATTGCATTATCATAATCATAACATATTCTCCTTCGATAACAATTCTGGCTCATATGTTGTCAATATCGTAAATGGTTTTTATTGCAAGCCTCAAGTTAGGTTGTGTTAGTGATTCAAAATAAGATGATCTTGGTATCACACTTTGATCAATCTCAGGCCAGTAGCTGTAGTGTTTACCTAATATATACCTTAAATATGCCCTCAAAGGTTTTATACAATACTATAATTAAGTCTTGTAGTATGGTCTCTTATATTTTGAACTTTAGCTAGACAATGTGGATGTTGACTACCAAATGCTTAATGCAACTCTTTAGATTTTTATAGATTATTATACTTGTTATACTGTTATGTGTATTGCTGCTTCGTATATGTGGCTGTGCATTATAAATGTTGGTTTCTAATCCTTGACAGCTAACTATAAGCAAAGGTGTCTAACACCTCGTGGATAAAGGGTACGGTTTCAACTACGCCCAAAGAAGAGGTTTATGATTTTGCACTTACGTTCATTGGATTAATTTATAAGTTCTATCAATATTTATTTTGGGACAAAGTTCTGTCAATATTTATTTTGGGTGAGAGGTATGATATCTATAAGATGTCTCAGTTGAGTTCAGGAATAGAATCATTGCAACCATATTGAAGATGAATACTTGAGTTGGACCTGGTTGCATGTCATATTATTTTTTGATCAAGGTTAATGGCCTTTGTACGTCGTTGCAGGAAAACAATAATTATTTGATCTATCTTCTTTGACTGATAAATGTTAGTAGCCTGTCAAGATTTTGCAATAATAAAAACAACCAGCTTAGATGCTCAGAATTGTTGTTATAGTATGCCCTGTATAGGTTATGTACCTTTTGTTACTTGTTATGCTGCATCCAGTTTACCGAACCTGCAGGATAATCATGTTATGGCGTTTGCACTACAGTGGCAATGCTATTCATTTTATTTCTATTACCGACAGCTAATTAGTTGAAGATGCCTTGCGCCTTTTGGAAACATGGTATGCTCTCGACGATGCCTCATCATGATTGCAACAGAAAAGGTTTTTAATCTCATGCCTCTGTAAGTCATTGAAGGTGATGGCAATGTTTACGACAATGATTTCTGGATTAGATTTTTGATAGATTTTAATGTTAGGGTTTTTATCAAATTAATGTTTACATATTGGGGATCCATATCATATCAGGGTATAATATCCATTTTCTTTGAATTTCGTTTGTTTATATAATTTTTCCCATGCAGTCTAATTATGATATAGGGGTATGTGATTGTTCCATTTTTTGTATATGTGATCGTCCTCTACTAGAGATTTCCTACTGGATCTAAGCTTCAGTCAATGTGCAAGAATTATGATTTGTAGCTATTTTAGTGGGGTTTTTGAACTTGGAATTCTCAAGGTTGTAGAAGTTCATGAAACTTTAATGAAAGCCCATACAGTGTTCTATAAGTTTCCCATCTTGGATTCTTCGAATTTCTATATTGTTTCCTGTTTATAAGAGATTTTTTCAAACGAAATCAATTCATATCCGAGGAAGGATGAGGCTTTGTTGATATGCTGGTAAGCTGAACGCTCACAGTACCAATGTTGAGGTGAGTGTAGACATGGCCCTAATCTCTTGTTTATTGTGAAGTGAATAGAAACTGTTTCATGCAGATTAACATTGTTTATAATTATTATTGCATTATCCTTGtgattgcaaacaaaattagtgatACTTGGAGTTGAAAATCTCTTTGTTTTTGTATGGGTGCTTTCTTATACATGTGAAATGCTGTTGATTTTGCAAACTTTTGTCTGTACGTCAATTTGGTTGAATATGTGGTTTGTAGGATTTTTCGTCTATGTTGTTTATGCATGTGGATTTTCTTACTTAAGTTGTTTTTTCTGCAGAATCGTTTTAGAGGTCCTCCCATGTCTGGTGGCTATGGACAGCAGGGCTATCGTGCACCTCGACCTCCTCCGCAATGGGGTCCACCAGGTGCACCTCCCATGCAGCAACCAGGGTATGGGTATCAACAATCAGCACCTTACTCGGGTCCGCCTCAGCAATATATGTCGCAGCCATATGGTGGGTACCCCCAACAGCCTCCAGGTAATTATGCTTCTGGATGGGATCAGAGGCCTCCTGCTCCTGGTCAACCTGTGCAACAGCCTGGAGGTTATGATTACTATGGACAACAAGGGCAGGCTAGTGCAGGTTCAGCTGATGGAAACTATGGCTATGGGCAGCCCCAAGCTGGTGGTTATGGGCAAGGAAGCACATATGGCCAGCAGGGGTATCCCCAACAAGGTTATGGACAGCAGGCCTATGGGAATCAGGGCTCATCGCAGCAGGGATATGGACAGCAGGTGGATGCACAGCAAGGATATGACCAGCAAGCCTACAGTAATCCAGGTTATGGTCCCCCAGGAACTGCTCAACCTGCAGCTCCACAACAGGATGGACCTCCATCACAAGGATATGGAACATCGCAAGTTTCTTCAAATCAAGGGACTACACCCCAAGGGCAAGGGCAGCCAGTTACACCTCAGCAGGGTTATAGCCAACCATCACCTGCGATGTCTGGCTATCCTCAACAAGGAGCTTCACAGCCTGGGTATGGACAGCAAGGAGCATCTCAACCTGCTTATGGGCAACAGCCTGTGCCCCAGTCAGGATTTGGGCAACAGGTATCAACTCAACCAGGCTATGGGCAGCAAGCTTCAACCCAACCTGCATACCCACAGCAAGGGTTGACTCAGACAAGTTATGGACCACAAAGCTCTGTACAGGAATATGCCCAGCCAGGTACAACTCAGCCTGGCTATGGTCAGCAGGATTCAACACAGACAGGGTATGGACAGCAACTCTCATCGCATGCTGGCTATACTCAGCAACAAGCCTCTGCTCAACCTGCTTACATGCAACATGGATCCAATCAGCAAGCATATGGTGCATCTGCACAGCAAGGCTATGGTCAGCAGCCCTACAATGATACATATAGCTATGGCCAGCCACAAAATGATCAGTCTGCAAATCATGGATATACACAATCATCACATTATCCAACTGAAAATGATGCCACTGCAAATTCAAGTTCGAGTGCTCAGAGCAGTGGCCAGGTTGCAACTGCTAAAACATCTCAGAGTTGAAGTTTTTCTTTAAAGGCTCTGTAGTATATAGGATTTCGTGGATGCAGGCTCATGCACTAACATGCGCTGTACGGCAATGGAAAATCTAGGTGAACGTGGCTCTCATGTTCTTACTGCTTTTAAAGAATTAATTTTTAGGAGCAGATCAAAATAACTTTTATAACGGAACTACATTTGAGCATTTGGAATGGTAGTTTACTGTTGGAGATAATTACTCATCATGGGGACGGATTTTGATATCATGTATTTTTGGATGGACATAGAAATGGATAACATATGCTTGTTGATTATTCCCAATCATTGCTTGCCATGTTATCATAGAATTGCTTATTGGCTTGATGATTTAATTAGCCAGTTTTTTGATCTTCCGAATTTCAGCTGTGTTATCTTATTTTAGGGTTATTCCTGCCTAGATAGGGACTTTACAATAGAATTGTTTAGTTAGAGATGATAATTTATTTGAGAAGTTATGGATTCTTTTATTTTGATTTCAGCTTTGTTTTTTCTCGTGAATTATCGATCAACAGAAATTACAGtacttcttaattttttttttttttggtttgtacAAATTTTACATTGTTTTCTGGCAATGACTATTGTGATTATTAATATTTCTTGGAAAAAGATGAGTTAGTTTTGTATTTTGGTTGTTTTAAAATGAATCACAAGGTACCCAAATCCAACCCAATGCATTGAATTGGAAGCACTGGGAGGTACAGGTTGAACTGACTTCACCATGTAAACCACCCACCCGTATGATATCTTTGAGCTTTGGCCTAGCTTCATGTAAACTTTAACATCTATTTGGCTTGTTTTTTGGCGAGGAATGTTTATTGCCAAGGCAGTTCATTTGACAGTCCATAATGTTGAATGTGGAACACTTACTCTCCAAGATGATTCATGATACTGACAGGTTTCATCAGTAAGGATTAAGGTGGAGCGCAGAAGTGACTTGTGAATTATATTTCAATTTAGTAATTGTCATAAAATACAGTGACATCAATGAATTATGCAAAGTGACTGAAATAGGTCAATGGAATACAAAAACAATCAGGGTAGacaaacaaatgttaaaggattaAACTTTTTGGCAAATTAAGGAAATAAACTTTGGTTTCAAACTTAAACTTTAATATAGCTAATTTAATTTCAAGTGCCTTCGTTCATGATATTTGAATATGCTATTTTGTTTCTGCTTGCATTTTGGTATTTCCAAGTATGTTTTCTCGAGCCTTTCATTTAAGATTGTCAAAAGACTATAATTTAGAGATATAATTATCGATCTCTTGtaaaatatttttcctgtgtttttgaaGTGCTAATTATAATAATGTATGAGGTGGCGCGAGGTAAAAAAATGCATAAGATTGGGTTCTTTACAGTTTAGATAATTGTGCTTTAAATGGTAGTCATACTTAGGTTCTTAATTTTGTTGTGATGGAAATTTTTCTCAAAAGTAATGCGTGCTTTATATTGACAATTCTGCAAAGCTCAAATTTTATTTAATACTGCATTTTAGCACATGTAATTTGCCTGAAAGATCTGTAGCTTGTTTCTTGTAATGTGAGTGATTGGCTTGGCAGATTTGTTTTTCCCAAAAATGTCTGTCCACAAAAATAGTCAGGGGAGAGGAGACTACAACATTGCACAgagaattattttctaaaatactgAAACTGGTCCACTTTAATCTTGAACGAATACCTCCTCTTTCGGAGGGGAGTGTCCTTCACAAAAAAACAATATGTTGGTTGTTTACTGTAAGCGCAAATATGGAAGGTCATGTTAACTAAATTCCTAACAAATAAATTTTTTAGTAAGGTAGTTTTAGTACACGCACTATTATTTAATATGCTAATGAGAAACAGCCATTATAAGACGGGGTGCACCTCGTACCAAGAGTCACATTGCGGATGGTGGCTGATCACTAAGGACTAAGATGTCTGCTAAACACGCTCAACTCAACCAATGTATTTGGAGGAAAAAATGGATATATCAAAACGGTTAGAGGTTTCTTTGAAGGCATTTTAGAGCAATATTATTCTTATCGTTTGATACATTTCTATTTGGTTGACGTATGGAATCATTTGCTCATGATCCTTATAGCCTACCGTCAATGGTGCCTTACACTACCTTATGGCTCGTACTTATCATTGTTACACGTAATTATGCAAACCACGGGCAAATAATTAATTACTCCCCTCAATATTTATTTAGTCATTATTAATGGTTGGAGACGTGATACACAAGATCCTTTGAATCAAATATTGCGTTGTACATTCTCATCAATCTCTTAAGAGTTAAATTAAACCAAGCATCTTGGTATTATGAAATGaacgatttatttatttttatttagcatctTGGTGTTATTAAATGAACgagttatttatttttaattaaagatTTTACTGAGGATGCAAGTTTTATTGATGATATTTCATTTCTTGTGAGTAATCTCATTGGTGTTGATGACTGAATTAATGATCAGGGTACATTGGTTGTTATTGTCATGCTAAATTCACAATCATAACTCTAATTGATGTTCTCATAGTAATTGTTACTCTTTTTGTTCAATAGAGCATTTGAAACTCCATTgatggttgcatttgtgttgctttGGAGGGTTTTAGGGGCAGATATATTTACTGgttgtgttttgtgctttcattGAATAATCCCTTGCTTGATATGTTCTCATGCCACCATGGTTGTTTAATTCATACATACTATTTCCTCAAGCTTTGTTTATAGGACGTGAGTTAATAGACCTTGCATATGCTTGTTTGATGCATGCAAAGAGAGGTCACATAACTTGTGGCAATCCATTTGAGAAAGAGTTCGAGAAATATAACACATATGTCCACCTAGTCAAGAAGTGAGTGATTGATTGCTATAATTATTGCTTGATATATAAGAACACTTCGATATCAATTTAGAAGTTTGAAATCATTGATGAGTTGATGGAATGAGCGGGGTTTTAGTTACGATAGTTTATCAAGATTCGTGGTTTTTGTTTGAATCAACTCGTTGACCCATATTATAAGGTGTAGCAAATTAAGTGGATTTGATTTTAGGAGAAACTCTTTTGTGAAATATGCTCTAGTATGCTTGATTTATAGTGTTGGATTGGGTGACCTTTTGGGAATTCTCGTTTCTTCATTGTTGTAGGCATCATTTACTGGGAATGAGAACTATTATCTCCTTTTAACTTGGGATTTAGGCAATAACTCAAGAAGATAAGGGTTTCTTCAACTTTTGTAGGTATGTGCTTTAGAGGA from Cryptomeria japonica chromosome 3, Sugi_1.0, whole genome shotgun sequence harbors:
- the LOC131051219 gene encoding glutenin, high molecular weight subunit DX5 isoform X2 — translated: MVTVKHGGFSRDFIHYDHSLMQKPQTQSIGSLQHGDFPSATQPGPYFGFQTSSRKVDVPNAKVGLIIGKGGETIKYLQHQSGAKIQVTRDTDSDPSSMTRQVELMGSLDQINRAEQLINDVIAEADAGGSATLVARGFSSVQPGAEQVQIKVPNNKVGLIIGRGGETIKNLQNRSGARIQLIPLHLPEGDTSTERTVQMTGTKKQIESAQEMINEVINNENRFRGPPMSGGYGQQGYRAPRPPPQWGPPGAPPMQQPGYGYQQSAPYSGPPQQYMSQPYGGYPQQPPGNYASGWDQRPPAPGQPVQQPGGYDYYGQQGQASAGSADGNYGYGQPQAGGYGQGSTYGQQGYPQQGYGQQAYGNQGSSQQGYGQQVDAQQGYDQQAYSNPGYGPPGTAQPAAPQQDGPPSQGYGTSQVSSNQGTTPQGQGQPVTPQQGYSQPSPAMSGYPQQGASQPGYGQQGASQPAYGQQPVPQSGFGQQVSTQPGYGQQASTQPAYPQQGLTQTSYGPQSSVQEYAQPGTTQPGYGQQDSTQTGYGQQLSSHAGYTQQQASAQPAYMQHGSNQQAYGASAQQGYGQQPYNDTYSYGQPQNDQSANHGYTQSSHYPTENDATANSSSSAQSSGQVATAKTSQS
- the LOC131051219 gene encoding uncharacterized protein LOC131051219 isoform X1, translated to MAEDGRSGGDGEYPVAAAPPTVRPATDINSNKRKFDDTSEPPQQEAHVPRRSTGFSAPINPIPSQTASYNSVPPPMDEVQIAKQRAQEIVARLISNSNTGDANALDAKRPRVDDVPPPAAASDDHSVLNASSNLGRSLSDHSLMQKPQTQSIGSLQHGDFPSATQPGPYFGFQTSSRKVDVPNAKVGLIIGKGGETIKYLQHQSGAKIQVTRDTDSDPSSMTRQVELMGSLDQINRAEQLINDVIAEADAGGSATLVARGFSSVQPGAEQVQIKVPNNKVGLIIGRGGETIKNLQNRSGARIQLIPLHLPEGDTSTERTVQMTGTKKQIESAQEMINEVINNENRFRGPPMSGGYGQQGYRAPRPPPQWGPPGAPPMQQPGYGYQQSAPYSGPPQQYMSQPYGGYPQQPPGNYASGWDQRPPAPGQPVQQPGGYDYYGQQGQASAGSADGNYGYGQPQAGGYGQGSTYGQQGYPQQGYGQQAYGNQGSSQQGYGQQVDAQQGYDQQAYSNPGYGPPGTAQPAAPQQDGPPSQGYGTSQVSSNQGTTPQGQGQPVTPQQGYSQPSPAMSGYPQQGASQPGYGQQGASQPAYGQQPVPQSGFGQQVSTQPGYGQQASTQPAYPQQGLTQTSYGPQSSVQEYAQPGTTQPGYGQQDSTQTGYGQQLSSHAGYTQQQASAQPAYMQHGSNQQAYGASAQQGYGQQPYNDTYSYGQPQNDQSANHGYTQSSHYPTENDATANSSSSAQSSGQVATAKTSQS